One region of Coraliomargarita parva genomic DNA includes:
- a CDS encoding glycosyl hydrolase family 28 protein, with the protein MGYVDTEVSEGGGTVEVDWTVPTTVENGVEYDWLVYLTPDGWSNRYVSTGWTEGFSIVNVSVRGPEEAFAGQKIDVDFDYDSPESGMILRTIIKRVSDGVYIDYVDTVVDAGYGNLHMEYTLPASVDVGESYAWLAYLTPDSWSNRYASTGWTEPVEIVDLMTYPAPLGAPVTEDYTLSANGVPVDIYAGADYNGYKYGFCQFDFTGDVNIVITATGGISNPVVLPASLGITPVVDGDTISFDVSNAGQITVLPDGSSTDDALHLFANDPDLNPPNPNDANVLYMGPGMYGSVGRIDLADDETLYLAGGAFLQAGITMFGCENSRIAGRGILDGSCYSKGAGPTSYPIHISDSTDCTIEGITLRFAWGWTIVTWSSDGLVFSNLKICNGHMANDDGIDMINGTTNQTIENCFIRTDDDCIAFKGMSDGRSNLDGIEISSCVFWGDRARIFLLGHETRANYIMNITVADCDIIHYNEDSSVFLIEPGEQGTIGPNVLFEDIRAIGNPDNTSSFIQVQPTINHWMTVQLPGYVDGVSFKDITCLGEHGGQYIKLSGWNSTYVAQNVSFENIVVNDSVLTSTEPLIEVGPYTPNFSFYPYDGVPNSGTYYRIRNRLLDQYMYIDYYGDMDVTAYGNVTDDDLSSHWKFVEYDGYTRIINRLTERTLNLESRYEGESIDYVESTSIKSAAWTSHWELEDYDGVYTRIRNRWASTSRMHVSDQLGYVQCDTIDSSDTSSHWVIESVEE; encoded by the coding sequence ATGGGCTACGTTGATACGGAGGTCAGTGAGGGGGGAGGTACCGTGGAGGTCGACTGGACCGTGCCGACCACTGTCGAGAATGGTGTCGAATACGACTGGCTTGTTTATTTAACCCCTGATGGCTGGAGTAATCGATACGTATCGACCGGATGGACTGAGGGCTTTTCAATTGTCAATGTAAGCGTCCGTGGCCCTGAGGAGGCCTTTGCCGGACAGAAGATCGACGTGGACTTCGATTATGACTCGCCGGAAAGCGGCATGATCTTAAGGACGATCATTAAGCGGGTATCGGATGGCGTCTATATCGATTACGTGGATACGGTTGTCGATGCCGGCTACGGCAACCTTCATATGGAGTATACGCTTCCGGCTTCAGTTGATGTAGGGGAGAGCTATGCGTGGCTTGCCTATTTAACGCCTGATAGTTGGAGTAATCGATACGCATCGACTGGATGGACGGAGCCGGTGGAAATTGTCGATCTGATGACTTATCCGGCTCCCCTCGGCGCTCCGGTGACAGAGGACTATACGCTGTCAGCGAACGGAGTGCCGGTCGATATCTATGCGGGAGCCGATTATAACGGCTACAAGTACGGATTCTGTCAGTTCGATTTCACCGGGGACGTGAACATCGTCATCACCGCGACCGGTGGAATCTCCAATCCGGTTGTGCTGCCGGCTTCCTTGGGAATCACGCCGGTTGTGGATGGAGATACGATTAGCTTCGATGTCAGTAATGCCGGCCAAATCACGGTTTTGCCGGATGGTTCCAGCACTGACGACGCATTGCATCTCTTTGCGAACGATCCGGACTTGAATCCTCCCAACCCCAACGATGCGAATGTCCTTTACATGGGGCCGGGGATGTATGGTTCAGTCGGGCGAATCGACCTTGCGGATGACGAGACGCTTTACTTGGCTGGTGGCGCATTTTTGCAGGCCGGAATCACGATGTTTGGGTGTGAAAATAGCAGGATTGCCGGACGGGGCATCCTCGATGGTTCATGTTACTCAAAGGGAGCTGGACCGACCTCATACCCCATCCACATCTCTGATAGTACGGATTGTACGATTGAGGGCATTACCCTGAGGTTTGCATGGGGATGGACGATCGTTACCTGGAGTTCGGACGGGTTGGTTTTTTCGAATCTAAAGATCTGTAATGGTCATATGGCAAATGACGACGGCATCGATATGATCAACGGCACGACGAACCAGACGATCGAAAATTGTTTTATCCGAACCGACGACGATTGCATCGCGTTTAAAGGAATGAGTGACGGCCGGAGCAACTTGGATGGCATTGAGATCAGTTCCTGCGTCTTCTGGGGAGATCGGGCCCGTATTTTCTTACTGGGGCATGAGACACGGGCTAACTATATCATGAATATAACGGTGGCCGATTGTGACATCATCCATTACAACGAAGACAGTTCGGTCTTTCTCATTGAACCGGGTGAGCAGGGGACGATCGGGCCGAATGTGCTTTTCGAAGACATACGTGCGATCGGTAATCCCGACAACACTTCAAGTTTTATCCAGGTGCAGCCCACGATCAACCATTGGATGACTGTGCAGTTGCCCGGCTATGTCGATGGTGTGAGCTTTAAGGATATTACCTGCTTGGGTGAGCACGGCGGGCAGTATATCAAGCTTTCCGGTTGGAATTCGACTTACGTGGCACAAAATGTTTCCTTTGAGAACATCGTTGTTAACGATAGCGTTCTAACGAGCACGGAGCCTCTGATCGAAGTGGGGCCCTATACCCCGAATTTCAGTTTTTATCCCTATGATGGTGTGCCGAATTCAGGTACTTACTATCGTATCCGGAATCGTTTGTTGGACCAATACATGTATATCGACTACTATGGTGATATGGATGTCACCGCATATGGAAATGTGACTGATGATGATCTGTCTTCCCATTGGAAGTTTGTCGAGTACGATGGATATACGCGGATTATTAATCGCCTAACGGAGCGTACCTTGAATCTGGAAAGCCGCTATGAGGGAGAATCGATAGATTATGTGGAAAGTACCTCGATTAAAAGCGCTGCCTGGACTTCGCACTGGGAGCTGGAGGATTATGACGGTGTCTATACGCGTATTCGAAATCGTTGGGCTTCCACGTCACGTATGCATGTGTCGGACCAACTTGGCTATGTGCAATGTGACACGATCGATTCCAGTGATACCAGCAGTCATTGGGTGATAGAGTCCGTGGAAGAGTAA
- a CDS encoding thioredoxin-like domain-containing protein, translating to MRLFYQLLLLSLTPFVLFAEGFRTWNMIGGGYFEAKLIQVESTTVKLENREGRVIDFPLEDLKPSDQQFAREWLASQDVGTAASDATFRPSTEFAKRVYSDLVISKGSRLVDFEPESSARPKYFAFYRSAQWCPPCRAFTPDLVDFYKKQKRKGAAFELIFISSDKSEELMAEYMDKYDMDWPAFHYGENKDIVQRNGGGIPNLIVTDAAGNKLLDSYDSAGKYIGPRTVMAELEKLLEDTD from the coding sequence ATGCGACTCTTCTACCAATTGCTACTATTATCCCTGACACCATTTGTTTTGTTCGCCGAAGGGTTTCGCACATGGAACATGATCGGCGGCGGGTATTTTGAAGCCAAATTGATTCAAGTGGAAAGCACTACGGTCAAACTAGAGAATCGTGAGGGCCGGGTGATCGATTTCCCTCTAGAAGACCTGAAGCCTTCCGATCAGCAGTTTGCCCGAGAATGGCTAGCCTCGCAAGACGTGGGGACGGCAGCCTCTGATGCGACCTTCAGACCAAGCACTGAATTTGCCAAGCGGGTTTATAGCGATCTCGTTATTTCAAAGGGAAGCCGACTGGTCGACTTTGAGCCCGAGTCGAGTGCTCGACCAAAGTATTTTGCCTTTTATCGATCCGCCCAATGGTGTCCACCCTGTCGCGCGTTCACGCCTGATTTGGTCGATTTTTATAAAAAACAAAAACGCAAAGGAGCGGCCTTTGAATTAATCTTTATCAGCAGCGATAAAAGCGAAGAGCTCATGGCTGAATATATGGATAAATATGATATGGATTGGCCTGCCTTTCATTACGGAGAAAACAAGGACATCGTCCAACGCAATGGGGGCGGCATTCCGAATTTAATCGTCACCGATGCCGCGGGCAACAAGCTGCTCGACAGCTATGACAGCGCCGGCAAATACATCGGACCACGCACGGTGATGGCCGAACTGGAAAAGCTCCTGGAAGACACCGACTAG
- a CDS encoding leucine-rich repeat domain-containing protein: MLLRSIACLQRQAAFILPCLALLVNARAETLKYFGNLAFYNRGSYIEIAENTGVDDYGDLVIPISIEGLPVKHIGEAAFKDKTIESLVLPDSVIVIKDDAFYRCQDLASVQLSRNLNEIGDRAFYDCEGLTQLSLPSSLRTIGSAAFRYCQNLSSIPLPEGLESMGDYVLAGTAISDFQVPVKIRVIPAYAYSGCSNLTKLSIPAHVTGIGKEAFSSCKNLRSIDLGSNLERIDEYAFALCSSLSVVVIPERVDHLATGAFHSCDRLAGVIMAGPVPSYVGASLFSRYSGQPNLFYDANQSGFLAYANMPWQAYNSTPIQEWKTANGFTCVVLEDEVYLIAYSGTDSILTIPDSLFDLPVTKIGAFAFFSNKEISSVRIPKSVKLIEPYAFSECGNLTTVFIEGANVMIDERVFYLSSNLTACVFEDDAPVLLGSENFEIRTTLYFYEDARDFTAPRHDNYDSQAIASAGTYNSLFYVNKGSEIEITGCSVEIEELVIPEYIEGLPVRSIARGAFAEHKKLRSIQLPGSIREIGLMAFRYCDSLEAINLPEGIQAIPEEAFVQCLALTDINFPSSLTEIGKRAFYGCLSLSDVEFAEGIQVIGISAFSACPIETMIFPESLERLEGESFSGCALRWVQFLGDVDRIANRVFRNCANLRWVEFDGNLTELEVDAFSYCTSLTAIVYSGAQAPTPLGYSGFLNTPDTITIYHLEGVSGFDHYKYNPCAKVVIEGVGQGDGFFYVNLGVEIMIVASDDSYETVVIPDQFLSFPVTTIGPAAFINTSQLQYIELPDTLTEIEVDAFYNSSLQMIDFGEGVQTIGDRAFSNADKLTYVEFPASVESIGIESFRNCFRLETLVLGENLASIGDGAFNFSSDLDAVIFLGDAPALGVDALGGYPITKYYHSPSASGFDVAPWTSLSLQIFTEYGFLDGLHYIGDVNGLSIVGFSNWWTDGELTIPSQINGIPVTTLGADLFYYKRIETVIIPSSISRIESRAFNTVSGLKNVIFDGVLPDDFSNSGITGTFSFQIYHTNVPEDYVSPFSFYKPKNYSGYESGSDLFYINTGDEIYIVGAGGNTPEIIIPSSIDGLPVTKIIDNAFESNADIVSIQLPDTLVSIGEYAFYSCENLSEIIIPHSVVTIGRHTFERCDSLVRVQLPDGLETLHDATFYLCKSLTEIALPEGLLTIGSHALRGCENLSNIQIPGSVRTISSSAFRDCTRLARIEIPEGVEMLDAETFRGCSALEKVQLPSTLQSIGVRAFYLCTELRHVVIPAPVSEIGDAAFLYCYSLNTIVFKGNAPGQIGSDSFAGAGRYFSFFHLPGATGFSSPTWQGLPAQAIQAYADDQDMLILNDGTEATVRNYAGNDSVFSVPAHFNTVPITQVAPAAFMGRQSLTSLTLPDSVSHVGEYAFAGCTQLQSFALPDGLAVIGEGTFSACSALESITMPTTVTTIGAGAFSGCTQLNINSLHDGIHSIGDYAFEHCNSIVTISLPDSVNTFGLGIFRGSKSLTAFEVPAGLSDVPATMFQDCSALQSIQFHPSVTGIGDYAFANCIALEEISFPDGLTMIGSYAFQGCVGLSSLVFPEGVTTFGNYAFDGCVGLSSIYFQGDAPLNYGSQVFPGYSEAPMVFYDAASTGFTMPTWNGMPVGGASGVLGNLYYRLISDAVEITGLADDAGVVEIPSYINGFPVTSIASQAFYRNSELLSIALPSEIEHIGDSAFYECERLNDLVLPENLKAIGELAFYGCDSLVHVRLPGNLESVGDRAFYDCSTLRSVYVGASDVSFADNTFSYCNNLAAVLFEAEGPLTWGSNSMYQTPANCRIWVLEGTDLSQNLEIFGSVSKVLINGYSDGIFYRISDGTYVPEGDLEIAGFLGHTGWLAIPSEINGLKVSGIADNAFEDSNELQYVFLPEGLLRIGSYAFKDCPKLAFIDVPDTVTEIGSYAFDLCTGLRAASIGRGIDTIGNYAFSSTSKLMEILFRGDAPPNASSSFFEDSRIVKHYYGASGFEGSAWLRYRIKAVSHDQSSWREFYGLSSGLDLWNSQDDSGSPLILRYAFNLDPSGTGEAYSLSPPSNGEDLEIYFYSMAEDVMYIVETSKDLVEWTTDDVILTEDVENGRTIARVPFVGGSNFIRIRIEPIPNN, translated from the coding sequence ATGTTACTCAGATCAATAGCCTGCCTTCAGCGGCAGGCGGCATTCATTCTCCCCTGCCTTGCCCTACTTGTTAACGCGCGTGCGGAAACTCTCAAATACTTCGGGAATTTGGCTTTTTACAATAGAGGGTCTTATATCGAAATAGCCGAGAACACGGGGGTCGATGATTACGGCGACTTAGTCATCCCGATCTCGATCGAAGGTTTGCCGGTGAAGCACATTGGCGAGGCGGCCTTCAAGGACAAAACGATCGAATCCCTTGTGCTCCCCGACTCGGTTATTGTTATCAAAGACGATGCCTTTTATCGGTGTCAGGATCTGGCTTCGGTTCAACTTTCCAGAAATCTTAACGAGATTGGAGACCGAGCCTTCTATGATTGCGAGGGGCTCACCCAACTGTCACTTCCTTCCAGTCTCCGAACCATCGGCTCCGCCGCCTTTCGTTACTGCCAGAATCTGAGCAGCATCCCCCTGCCGGAAGGACTCGAATCCATGGGCGATTACGTTCTGGCCGGAACTGCTATTTCGGACTTTCAGGTTCCAGTAAAGATCAGAGTTATCCCCGCATATGCTTATAGTGGTTGTTCAAACCTCACCAAACTGTCTATCCCCGCGCATGTAACTGGAATTGGCAAAGAAGCTTTCAGCTCATGTAAAAATCTTCGTTCCATTGACCTGGGATCCAACCTTGAGCGTATTGACGAGTATGCGTTCGCACTCTGCAGCAGCCTTTCGGTTGTCGTGATTCCTGAGAGAGTGGACCATCTCGCTACCGGTGCGTTCCATAGTTGCGATCGGCTTGCCGGGGTCATCATGGCGGGGCCAGTGCCCAGCTACGTGGGAGCTTCTCTCTTCTCCCGCTACTCTGGTCAGCCGAATCTTTTCTACGATGCCAACCAATCCGGTTTCCTCGCCTATGCCAATATGCCTTGGCAGGCCTATAACAGCACACCGATCCAGGAATGGAAAACCGCGAATGGGTTTACTTGCGTTGTCCTTGAAGATGAGGTCTATCTGATCGCTTATTCGGGGACGGATTCCATCCTGACGATTCCGGATTCCCTTTTTGATTTACCGGTTACCAAAATCGGAGCCTTTGCCTTCTTCAGCAACAAGGAGATCTCATCGGTGAGAATCCCCAAGTCGGTCAAACTAATCGAGCCCTACGCCTTTTCCGAATGTGGCAATCTGACCACCGTATTTATTGAGGGTGCCAATGTGATGATCGATGAGCGCGTTTTTTACCTGAGCTCTAATCTGACCGCCTGCGTTTTCGAGGATGATGCGCCCGTTTTGTTGGGCTCCGAAAATTTTGAAATCCGCACCACACTCTATTTTTATGAAGACGCCAGAGACTTCACCGCGCCCAGACATGACAATTACGACAGCCAAGCAATTGCGTCCGCTGGCACTTACAATAGCCTCTTTTACGTGAATAAAGGGAGTGAAATAGAGATCACAGGGTGTTCCGTAGAGATCGAGGAATTGGTCATTCCGGAATACATCGAAGGTTTGCCGGTGCGTAGCATAGCCCGCGGGGCCTTTGCGGAACACAAAAAACTACGTTCAATACAATTGCCCGGAAGCATTCGGGAAATTGGCCTGATGGCGTTCCGGTATTGTGACTCGCTAGAAGCGATCAACCTTCCGGAGGGGATACAGGCCATTCCCGAAGAAGCTTTCGTGCAATGCCTGGCCCTGACTGATATCAATTTTCCGAGTTCATTGACCGAGATTGGGAAGAGAGCGTTCTACGGATGCCTGTCATTGAGCGACGTGGAGTTCGCCGAGGGGATTCAGGTCATCGGAATTTCCGCATTCAGTGCTTGTCCGATCGAAACGATGATTTTTCCCGAGAGCCTGGAGCGGTTGGAAGGTGAATCCTTTTCCGGATGCGCGTTGCGCTGGGTGCAATTTCTCGGCGATGTGGATCGCATTGCAAACCGGGTATTTCGAAACTGTGCCAACCTGAGGTGGGTGGAGTTCGACGGCAATCTGACTGAACTGGAAGTCGATGCATTTAGTTACTGCACGAGTCTTACAGCCATTGTTTATTCGGGGGCACAGGCGCCGACCCCCTTAGGCTATTCCGGATTCCTAAATACCCCCGATACCATCACGATCTATCACTTGGAAGGTGTTTCGGGTTTTGATCATTACAAATACAACCCGTGCGCCAAGGTCGTGATCGAGGGAGTCGGACAGGGGGACGGTTTTTTCTATGTCAACCTTGGCGTGGAGATCATGATTGTGGCCTCCGACGACAGTTACGAGACAGTGGTTATTCCGGATCAGTTTTTATCGTTCCCTGTTACCACGATCGGACCGGCCGCCTTTATCAACACAAGTCAGCTACAATACATCGAACTGCCCGACACGCTAACTGAAATCGAGGTCGATGCCTTTTACAATTCTTCGCTGCAGATGATCGATTTCGGTGAAGGCGTTCAGACGATAGGCGACCGAGCGTTTTCAAATGCGGATAAACTGACCTATGTCGAGTTTCCCGCCTCGGTTGAATCGATTGGCATTGAATCGTTTCGAAATTGTTTCCGACTGGAGACCCTTGTTCTGGGTGAGAATCTGGCTTCGATTGGTGACGGTGCCTTCAATTTCAGTAGCGATCTCGATGCGGTGATTTTTCTCGGTGATGCACCGGCACTAGGTGTTGACGCTTTGGGTGGATATCCGATTACGAAATACTACCACAGTCCGAGTGCCTCGGGATTTGATGTCGCTCCCTGGACTTCGCTGAGTCTGCAAATCTTCACTGAATATGGTTTTCTCGACGGTTTGCACTACATCGGTGATGTAAACGGTCTATCTATTGTGGGCTTTAGTAACTGGTGGACAGATGGAGAACTTACCATTCCTTCCCAGATCAACGGTATACCTGTGACGACATTGGGAGCGGACCTCTTTTACTATAAAAGAATTGAGACTGTTATTATTCCGTCCTCGATTTCCCGCATCGAAAGCAGAGCTTTCAATACCGTCTCCGGGCTAAAAAATGTAATTTTCGACGGGGTGTTGCCGGATGATTTTTCGAATAGTGGCATTACCGGCACCTTTAGCTTTCAGATTTACCATACCAACGTTCCCGAAGACTACGTCTCTCCGTTTTCGTTTTATAAACCCAAGAACTATTCGGGCTATGAGAGCGGCAGCGATCTCTTTTACATTAATACCGGGGACGAAATTTATATTGTCGGCGCCGGGGGAAATACTCCCGAGATAATCATTCCATCTTCGATAGATGGTCTGCCGGTGACAAAGATCATCGATAATGCTTTTGAATCGAATGCCGATATTGTCTCAATTCAGTTGCCCGACACCCTCGTGAGCATCGGTGAATACGCATTCTATTCTTGTGAGAACTTATCGGAGATCATTATCCCGCACTCGGTCGTTACGATTGGCCGTCATACCTTTGAGCGTTGTGATTCCTTGGTCCGGGTGCAACTACCGGACGGTTTGGAGACGCTTCATGACGCCACCTTTTATCTCTGCAAAAGTTTGACTGAGATCGCACTCCCCGAGGGATTGCTAACGATTGGGAGTCATGCTCTGCGTGGCTGTGAGAATCTTTCCAATATTCAGATCCCAGGTTCGGTTCGGACTATTTCTTCAAGTGCCTTCCGTGACTGCACGCGCCTTGCCAGGATCGAGATACCCGAGGGAGTTGAGATGCTGGACGCTGAAACCTTCCGAGGCTGCTCCGCTTTGGAAAAAGTCCAGCTACCATCCACTTTACAATCTATCGGAGTCCGGGCATTTTACCTGTGCACCGAGCTTCGGCACGTGGTGATTCCGGCCCCAGTCTCGGAGATCGGTGATGCGGCCTTCCTTTATTGCTATTCTCTCAATACAATCGTGTTTAAGGGAAATGCACCGGGTCAGATCGGGAGCGATAGTTTTGCTGGTGCGGGGCGTTATTTCTCCTTTTTTCATTTACCCGGCGCTACCGGTTTTTCCTCGCCGACTTGGCAGGGACTTCCGGCACAAGCGATTCAGGCTTATGCCGATGATCAAGACATGCTCATCCTAAACGACGGCACGGAAGCTACCGTCCGGAATTATGCAGGCAATGACAGCGTGTTTTCGGTACCTGCACATTTCAATACTGTGCCAATTACCCAGGTCGCTCCAGCTGCTTTTATGGGTCGGCAGTCCCTCACCTCGCTGACGCTTCCAGATAGCGTGTCGCACGTCGGCGAATACGCGTTTGCCGGCTGCACTCAATTGCAGAGCTTTGCACTTCCGGATGGGTTGGCTGTGATTGGAGAAGGAACCTTCAGTGCATGTTCGGCTCTTGAATCAATTACCATGCCTACGACGGTCACCACCATTGGAGCCGGGGCCTTTTCAGGTTGCACCCAGTTAAATATCAATTCCTTGCATGATGGAATTCATTCTATTGGTGACTATGCATTCGAGCACTGTAATTCCATCGTGACGATCAGTCTGCCGGATTCAGTGAATACTTTTGGACTTGGCATTTTCAGGGGCAGTAAGAGTTTGACTGCCTTTGAGGTACCCGCTGGGCTCTCGGATGTGCCTGCCACGATGTTTCAGGATTGTTCCGCTTTGCAATCGATTCAGTTTCATCCAAGTGTCACCGGTATCGGCGATTACGCATTTGCCAACTGCATAGCACTCGAGGAAATCAGCTTCCCCGATGGACTGACAATGATAGGTTCCTATGCCTTTCAGGGCTGTGTGGGCCTCTCGTCGCTGGTCTTTCCGGAAGGGGTGACAACTTTCGGCAATTATGCCTTTGATGGCTGTGTAGGCTTGAGTTCCATCTATTTCCAGGGAGATGCACCGCTTAATTACGGCTCACAGGTTTTTCCGGGATATAGTGAAGCGCCCATGGTCTTTTATGATGCCGCAAGTACGGGCTTTACCATGCCGACTTGGAACGGGATGCCAGTTGGCGGAGCCAGTGGCGTGCTGGGTAATCTTTATTACCGGTTAATTAGTGATGCCGTGGAAATCACAGGCTTGGCCGATGATGCCGGCGTAGTCGAGATTCCCTCCTATATCAATGGCTTTCCGGTAACCTCGATCGCGAGTCAGGCATTTTACAGGAATAGCGAGTTGCTCTCGATTGCCTTGCCCTCAGAAATCGAGCATATAGGTGATAGTGCTTTTTACGAATGTGAGCGGCTGAATGATTTGGTGCTGCCCGAAAATTTGAAAGCAATTGGAGAACTGGCTTTCTACGGCTGCGATTCGCTGGTGCATGTGCGCCTACCGGGCAATCTTGAGTCTGTCGGAGACCGTGCTTTTTACGATTGCTCCACCTTGCGTTCCGTATACGTTGGCGCCAGCGACGTTTCCTTTGCGGATAACACCTTTAGCTACTGCAATAATCTGGCTGCTGTCCTGTTTGAAGCAGAAGGGCCCCTTACCTGGGGTTCAAATAGCATGTATCAAACCCCTGCGAACTGCCGAATCTGGGTGTTGGAGGGAACGGACCTATCCCAAAATCTTGAAATATTTGGCAGTGTCAGCAAGGTGCTCATAAACGGCTACAGCGACGGAATCTTCTACAGGATATCCGACGGCACTTACGTGCCGGAAGGGGATCTCGAAATTGCCGGGTTCTTGGGTCATACCGGTTGGTTGGCTATCCCATCGGAGATCAATGGACTTAAAGTATCTGGAATCGCCGATAATGCCTTTGAGGACAGCAATGAACTACAGTATGTGTTCCTGCCTGAAGGTCTTTTGCGGATCGGTTCCTATGCTTTTAAGGATTGTCCTAAACTCGCTTTTATCGATGTTCCGGACACGGTCACCGAGATTGGAAGTTATGCCTTCGATCTTTGCACTGGATTAAGGGCTGCCAGTATAGGCCGCGGGATCGACACGATCGGGAATTATGCCTTTTCATCGACCTCCAAGTTGATGGAAATCCTCTTTAGGGGCGATGCACCCCCGAATGCGAGTTCTTCTTTCTTTGAAGATAGTCGAATTGTGAAGCATTACTATGGAGCATCAGGTTTCGAAGGTTCCGCTTGGCTTCGCTACAGGATAAAGGCAGTCTCTCACGACCAATCTTCATGGCGCGAATTCTATGGCTTGTCTAGTGGTCTGGATCTTTGGAATTCTCAAGACGACTCAGGTTCGCCGCTGATTCTCAGGTATGCGTTCAACTTGGATCCCAGCGGCACCGGCGAAGCGTATTCTCTGAGCCCTCCAAGCAATGGAGAGGATTTGGAGATCTACTTCTACTCAATGGCTGAAGACGTTATGTATATCGTCGAGACCAGTAAGGACTTGGTTGAATGGACTACGGACGACGTGATCCTGACCGAGGATGTTGAAAATGGTAGGACGATCGCGAGAGTCCCCTTCGTTGGGGGAAGCAACTTCATCCGTATAAGGATAGAACCAATTCCAAATAATTGA
- a CDS encoding class I SAM-dependent methyltransferase, giving the protein MNTNKAIQNHYSHGKLLQAIEAALPHLGKTPETLTIEDLAPMDEFHIGGRQATEHLFKQLRFSEQDHLLDVGCGIGGTARYVHNLCHSRITGIDLTEEFVVTGETLCAWLNMDSKIRLHVGSALATPFKDASFDGAYMLHVGMNIADKATLFKEIRRLLRPGSNFGVYDVMRHAAGELSYPVPWATDSSTSSLGTIEDYTEALEKAGFDIEIVNNRQEFALQFFEKLRAQPATKNSPPPLSLHTIMQTTTAHKVNNMIENITSGLVAPVEIIAVLR; this is encoded by the coding sequence ATGAACACCAACAAAGCCATACAAAACCACTACTCTCACGGCAAGTTGCTGCAAGCAATCGAAGCCGCATTGCCCCATCTCGGCAAAACCCCGGAAACCCTTACGATCGAAGACCTCGCACCGATGGACGAATTTCACATAGGTGGACGTCAGGCAACGGAACACCTATTCAAGCAACTAAGGTTTAGCGAGCAGGACCATTTACTCGATGTGGGCTGCGGGATCGGCGGCACGGCACGCTATGTCCACAACCTGTGTCATAGCCGGATCACCGGAATTGATTTAACCGAAGAATTTGTCGTCACCGGCGAGACACTCTGCGCTTGGCTGAACATGGATTCGAAGATTCGACTACATGTCGGTAGCGCACTGGCGACTCCCTTTAAAGATGCGTCTTTTGACGGTGCTTACATGTTACATGTCGGCATGAACATTGCAGACAAGGCAACCCTCTTTAAAGAGATCCGTCGACTGCTCAGACCAGGTTCAAACTTCGGAGTGTACGACGTGATGCGACATGCGGCTGGTGAGCTCAGCTACCCGGTGCCTTGGGCGACTGATTCCAGTACCAGCAGCCTGGGGACGATTGAAGACTACACTGAAGCACTGGAAAAAGCGGGCTTCGACATCGAGATCGTGAATAATCGGCAGGAGTTTGCTTTGCAGTTCTTCGAGAAGCTGCGCGCTCAACCCGCCACCAAAAACAGTCCACCACCACTGAGCCTGCATACGATCATGCAGACAACCACCGCACATAAGGTGAATAACATGATCGAGAACATTACATCCGGCCTCGTCGCACCGGTCGAAATCATCGCCGTACTCCGCTAG